In Nymphaea colorata isolate Beijing-Zhang1983 chromosome 5, ASM883128v2, whole genome shotgun sequence, one genomic interval encodes:
- the LOC116255157 gene encoding protein TONNEAU 1a-like isoform X1 encodes MDDYTREMMDLKTLVTRTLEKKGVLAKIRAELRASVFEAIEEEDRAVESEDGGPPALLGSCNDRAKQLHASASGRLLTALICEYLEWAQLNHTLKVYLPECNLPKDFWKAELRDKFGNIDSKGGESGPLLLDVLEGFLKHEVSSQGRGTVRKIPVSEAEALTAIESRTMRRPVSSSIAGGLPPLGSRHIPVSQPSDRRPSSSVAGYRKDDYGWRYDNDELSEEVLRASNALENIQLDRKARNLTSSWRHAGDGISEDDVHPDRDHL; translated from the exons ATGGACGACTACACCAGGGAAATGATGGACCTCAAAACCCTAGTCACTCGCACCCTCGAGAAGAAGGGCGTCCTTGCCAAGATCCGG GCTGAGCTTAGAGCAAGTGTATTTGAGGCCATAGAAGAAGAGGATCGAGCGGTTGAAAGTGAAGACGGTGGACCACCTGCCTTGCTTGGCAGTTGCAATGATCGAGCTAAGCAGCTACATGCATCAGCATCAg GAAGGCTGTTAACTGCATTGATTTGTGAATACTTGGAATGGGCTCAACTAAATCATACTTTAAAAGTTTATTTGCCAGAATGTAATTTG CCAAAGGATTTCTGGAAGGCTGAGCTAAGGGACAAATTTGGTAACATTGATTCAAAAGGTGGAGAAAGTGGTCCTTTGCTACTGGATGTACTTGAAGGGTTTTTGAAGCATGAG GTATCCTCCCAAGGACGGGGAACTGTTAGAAAAATACCTGTCTCAGAAGCAGAGGCACTTACTGCCATTGAATCAAGGACCATGAGAAGACCTGTTTCTTCATCCATTGCTGGTGGTTTGCCTCCATTGGGAAG CAGGCATATTCCTGTCTCACAACCGTCTG ATAGGAGACCGAGCTCTTCTGTTGCTGGTTATAGAAAAGATGATTATGGTTGGAGATATGACAATGATGAGCTGTCAGAGGAAGTTCTCCGAGCTTCAAATGCTTTAGAAAATATCCAACTTGACAGAAAAGCACGGAATTTGACATCGTCATGGAG GCATGCTGGGGATGGAATCTCCGAGGATGATGTTCACCCAGATCGAGACCACCTCTGA
- the LOC116254960 gene encoding uncharacterized protein LOC116254960, whose translation MAEMQRKVGSFWLWVLIAIFSRLLLIRFPLKLDSRPEIATPLTSLRRLAEGYWLKQSSLSPYEGSLYHGSPLLLYLLGPASIDRTQGHFIISLLFTGTDFIAAMLIREIGKKLQAEYSSQLLSLNIAKARKFAGTVDSGDMASLLYLLNPLTLLTCVGSTTSPIENLMVILCLYGASTGVAPLAAFGWVIATHLSLYPAILLIPVILLLGYGTDTPPKKLFKYVPAGAHPHSQIEQTEKSHVQVHKFSWRAIVHFLVWATFWWIYVLFLCSISLARYGGLSEMFKKTYGFILTVSDLSPNAGVLWYFFAEVFDFFRVFFLMVFHANILFMMFPLAVRLYHRPCFLAFVYITISSMLKSYPSVGDSSLYLGLIGLFANELAEMRFSFMLVGGYIGVHLLSPVMHNLWIWRGTGNANFYFATALAYACFQTILIVESVSTMLNHDRKLKKQLQADAVK comes from the exons ATGGCAGAGATGCAGAGGAAGGTGGGGAGCTTCTGGTTGTGGGTCTTGATCGCAATCTTTTCACGCCTTCTCCTTATTCGCTTCCCTCTCAAATTGGACTCGAGACCGGAGATCGCGACTCCTCTCACCAGCCTCCGTCGAT TGGCTGAAGGTTACTGGTTAAAGCAATCTTCCTTGTCTCCTTATGAAG GGTCTCTCTACCATGGTTCTCCTTTGTTACTATATCTGCTTGGACCTGCTTCAATTGACAG GACTCAAGGCCACTTCATAATCAG TTTACTGTTTACAGGCACAGATTTTATTGCTGCTATGCTTATTCGTGAAATTGGGAAGAAGCTTCAAGCTGAGTATAGTAGTCAGTTACTCTCTTTAAACATTGCCAAGGCTCGCAAATTTGCAG GGACTGTAGATTCTGGTGATATGGCATCACTGTTGTACCTATTGAATCCATTGACACTACTAACTTGTGTGGGTTCAACAACTTCCCCTATCGAAAATTTGATGGTCATCCTGTGCCTCTATGGAGCAAGCACAG GCGTTGCTCCATTGGCAGCCTTTGGATGGGTTATTGCTACGCATCTTTCACTTTATCCTGCCATCCTATTGATCCCT GTAATTCTCTTGTTAGGTTATGGCACTGATACTCCTCCAAAAAAGCTTTTCAAATATGTGCCTGCTGGGGCCCATCCACATAGTCAAATTGAACAGACTGAAAAAAGTCATGTGCAAGTTCATAAATTCTCATGGAGAGCAATTGTACACTTTCTGGTCTGGGCAACATTTTGGTGGATATATGTACTGTTTTTGTGCAGCATCTCTCTTGCACGTTATGGTGGCTTGTCAGAAATGTTCAAAAA AACTTACGGATTTATCTTAACCGTCTCTGATCTATCTCCAAATGCTGGTGTCTTATG GTATTTCTTTGCTGAAGTCTTCGACTTCTTCAGAGTATTCTTTTTGATGGTTTTTCACGCAAATATCCTATTCATGATGTTTCCACTGGCTGTGCGTCTGTATCATCGACCATGCTTCCTTGCATTTGTGTATATCACAATTTCTTCAATGCTCAAATCTTATCCTTCA GTTGGGGACTCTTCTCTATACTTGGGTCTCATTGGCCTCTTTGCCAATGAACTTGCAG AGATGCGGTTCTCCTTTATGCTGGTGGGAGGTTACATTGGGGTCCATCTCTTGAGCCCTGTCATGCACAATCTTTGGATTTGGagg GGTACTGGAAATGCGAACTTTTACTTTGCGACTGCTTTAGCTTATGCTTGCTTCCAG ACAATTCTAATAGTTGAGAGTGTCAGCACCATGCTGAACCATGACCGgaagttgaagaagcaactgcaagCAGATGCTGTAAAGTAA
- the LOC116255157 gene encoding protein TONNEAU 1a-like isoform X2: MDDYTREMMDLKTLVTRTLEKKGVLAKIRAELRASVFEAIEEEDRAVESEDGGPPALLGSCNDRAKQLHASASGRLLTALICEYLEWAQLNHTLKVYLPECNLPKDFWKAELRDKFGNIDSKGGESGPLLLDVLEGFLKHEVSSQGRGTVRKIPVSEAEALTAIESRTMRRPVSSSIAGGLPPLGRHIPVSQPSDRRPSSSVAGYRKDDYGWRYDNDELSEEVLRASNALENIQLDRKARNLTSSWRHAGDGISEDDVHPDRDHL; encoded by the exons ATGGACGACTACACCAGGGAAATGATGGACCTCAAAACCCTAGTCACTCGCACCCTCGAGAAGAAGGGCGTCCTTGCCAAGATCCGG GCTGAGCTTAGAGCAAGTGTATTTGAGGCCATAGAAGAAGAGGATCGAGCGGTTGAAAGTGAAGACGGTGGACCACCTGCCTTGCTTGGCAGTTGCAATGATCGAGCTAAGCAGCTACATGCATCAGCATCAg GAAGGCTGTTAACTGCATTGATTTGTGAATACTTGGAATGGGCTCAACTAAATCATACTTTAAAAGTTTATTTGCCAGAATGTAATTTG CCAAAGGATTTCTGGAAGGCTGAGCTAAGGGACAAATTTGGTAACATTGATTCAAAAGGTGGAGAAAGTGGTCCTTTGCTACTGGATGTACTTGAAGGGTTTTTGAAGCATGAG GTATCCTCCCAAGGACGGGGAACTGTTAGAAAAATACCTGTCTCAGAAGCAGAGGCACTTACTGCCATTGAATCAAGGACCATGAGAAGACCTGTTTCTTCATCCATTGCTGGTGGTTTGCCTCCATTGGGAAG GCATATTCCTGTCTCACAACCGTCTG ATAGGAGACCGAGCTCTTCTGTTGCTGGTTATAGAAAAGATGATTATGGTTGGAGATATGACAATGATGAGCTGTCAGAGGAAGTTCTCCGAGCTTCAAATGCTTTAGAAAATATCCAACTTGACAGAAAAGCACGGAATTTGACATCGTCATGGAG GCATGCTGGGGATGGAATCTCCGAGGATGATGTTCACCCAGATCGAGACCACCTCTGA
- the LOC116254608 gene encoding 50S ribosomal protein L10, chloroplastic has product MDAQGVLHAVSLHAHPSSSKPLSTTQLRFSNPLLDLQKWLPTSPKTLRTTTTFPRIRAAISRTKKEETVEVVRQQLENCYLIAGINYQGLTVKQFQELRSSLPESVKLIVAKNTLVQKAVEGTPWEALEPCMKGMNAWMFVHTEEIPGALKQYRNFQKEKKLDTNDYTGAVFEGKFYAPTEFKALETMPTRAEIYAKFLGALQGPSSSLVSTIQAPARDIVMVLKAYVKKLEEEGSGQ; this is encoded by the coding sequence aTGGATGCCCAAGGCGTCCTCCACGCTGTTTCTCTCCATGCCCACCCTTCCTCGTCCAAGCCACTCTCGACGACCCAACTCCGATTCTCCAACCCCCTCCTTGACCTCCAGAAATGGCTCCCTACCTCTCCAAAGACCCTCAGAACCACCACCACGTTCCCCCGAATCCGGGCGGCCATCAGCCGCACAAAGAAGGAGGAGACGGTGGAGGTGGTGCGGCAGCAGCTGGAGAACTGCTACCTCATTGCCGGAATCAATTATCAGGGCTTGACGGTGAAGCAGTTCCAGGAGCTCCGGAGTTCACTGCCGGAAAGCGTCAAGCTCATCGTTGCCAAGAACACCCTGGTCCAGAAGGCGGTGGAGGGCACGCCGTGGGAGGCTCTGGAGCCGTGCATGAAAGGAATGAACGCCTGGATGTTCGTCCACACGGAGGAGATCCCCGGGGCGTTGAAGCAGTATCGAAATTTCCAGAAGGAGAAGAAGCTCGACACTAATGACTACACGGGGGCGGTTTTTGAGGGGAAATTCTACGCACCGACGGAGTTCAAGGCGCTGGAGACAATGCCCACGAGGGCGGAGATCTACGCGAAGTTCTTGGGGGCGTTGCAGGGTCCGTCCTCCTCGTTGGTAAGCACAATTCAGGCGCCGGCGAGGGACATTGTGATGGTTCTGAAAGCGTACGTGAAGAAATTGGAGGAGGAGGGAAGTGGGCAGTGA